The proteins below are encoded in one region of Ursus arctos isolate Adak ecotype North America unplaced genomic scaffold, UrsArc2.0 scaffold_24, whole genome shotgun sequence:
- the LOC113268965 gene encoding schlafen family member 5-like, which translates to MSVKVELETNFAECVLNAGKIILGNKQRNEMNPQLQKKQNKIIVNAICALLNSGGGVVKAEIENKDYNFEIHGVGLKMPSIFKGYLDEMQQGDLFLIFVKSWNAEASGVRLATLSSNLYHRYRTSNDVMNSQEALAFLKGRSQTLVNTNDSNSLSPQKVQVGVQNDGNIRASAAALFARTRLQFLEKLNFTKSLHVEFKMFSTEVSQCFNESLPSCVSAFANTEGGYIFFGVHDETRQVIGCEKEKIDLATLSHSIDYCIRNLPVHHFCTQRCEIKYAVKFLEVHNQGVLHGYVCAVKVERFCCAVFAKVPSSWQVKDNRVKQLATKEWIAWMMEADPDLSRFSEMVLALSLSSTTPRSRTVCTHKNLECLKEQQKRYFPVISDRVVYTPENLYKELFSKHKGLRDLINKEMRPFSQGILIFSRSWAVDLGLPEKKGVICDALLLSRNNIPLLYTILSECDASWKDNSVIVARTLKQKLVNTGGYTGKLCITPLVFLLNPDRTAEILHGSDLQIYPESYNLKTTQDMEALLQSLVIVLLGFRSFLSEELGSEVLNILTDKQYELLSKNIRVTRELFVHGLPGSGKTIVALRIMEKIRNVFHCQPSDILYICENQPLRKFVSKKNICQAVTRKTFMKNDFQKIQHIIIDEAQNFRTEDGDWYEKAKDITQRENGCLGILWIFLDYFQTSHLSHNGLPDLAAQYPREELTRVVRNADPIANYLQEVMHEVEENPPPNIPLGSLEMVHKAKWAQGIPGNFEIMEYSDLEEMVVQVAEKCQFLFRNGYSPKDIAVLFSKASEVEKYKDKLLRAMRKRKISQLSEESDLLVQIKDASDITANHIVLDSVRRFSGLERNIVFGFNPTAAEPAVFHNLLLCLASRAKKHLYILKVSI; encoded by the exons ATGAGTGTCAAGGTGGAGTTGGAAACAAACTTTGCTGAATGTGTCTTAAATGCAGGAAAAATCATCCTTGGGAATaagcaaaggaatgaaatgaACCCTCAATtgcagaagaaacagaataaaatcatCGTGAATGCAATATGTGCTCTGCTGAATTCTGGTGGTGGAGTGGTCAAGGCTGAGATTGAGAACAAAGACTACAATTTTGAAATCCATGGAGTAGGACTGAAAATGCCTTCAATTTTTAAAGGCTATTTAGATGAGATGCAGCAGGGAGACCTCTTTTTGATTTTTGTAAAGTCATGGAACGCCGAGGCCTCTGGTGTACGACTGGCAACCTTGTCCTCCAATTTGTACCACAGATACAGAACATCAAATGATGTCATGAATTCTCAGGAAGCACTGGCGTTCCTCAAAGGGAGATCTCAGACTCTTGTGAATACTAATGATTCCAATTCGTTAAGTCCCCAGAAAGTTCAGGTTGGTGTACAAAATGATGGTAACATAAGGGCCTCAGCTGCTGCTTTATTTGCTAGAACTCGCCTTCAGTTCCTAGAAAAGCTCAACTTCACTAAGTCCCTCCatgttgaatttaaaatgttctcaACAGAGGTGTCCCAGTGCTTTAATGAGAGTCTCCCCAGTTGTGTTTCTGCATTTGCAAACACCGAAGGAGGGTATATATTTTTTGGTGTGCATGATGAGACCCGTCAAGTCATTGGatgtgaaaaggagaaaatagatcTTGCCACCTTGAGTCATTCTATTGATTACTGTATTAGGAACCTACCTGTCCATCATTTCTGTACACAGAGGTGTGAGATAAAATATGCTGTCAAATTCCTTGAAGTGCACAATCAAGGGGTCCTCCATGGATATGTCTGTGCAGTCAAGGTGGAACGATTTTGTTGTGCAGTGTTTGCCAAAGTGCCAAGCTCCTGGCAGGTGAAGGACAATCGTGTGAAACAGCTGGCTACAAAGGAATGGATAGCTTGGATGATGGAAGCCGACCCAG atctttccagattttctgaGATGGTCCTTGCACTGAGTTTGTCATCCACCACACCCCGTAGCAGGACTGTGTGCACTCATAAGAATTTGGAATGTCTGAAAGAACAGCAAAAACGTTACTTTCCAG TAATATCAGACAGAGTGGTGTATACTCCAGAAAACCTCTACAAGGAACTGTTCTCAAAACATAAAGGACTCAGAGActtaataaataaggaaatgcGCCCTTTCTCTCAAGGAATATTGATTTTTTCTCGAAGCTGGGCTGTGGACTTGGGTCTGCCAGAGAAGAAGGGGGTAATCTGTGATGCTCTTCTGCTTTCCCGGAACAACATCCCGCTCCTTTACACCATCCTCAGTGAGTGCGACGCAAGCTGGAAGGACAATTCTGTGATAGTCGCCCGCACCTTAAAGCAGAAGCTGGTGAACACAGGTGGCTACACTGGGAAATTGTGCATCACTCCCTTGGTCTTCCTGCTGAATCCTGATAGAACAGCAGAGATTCTTCATGGTTCAGATTTGCAAATTTACCCCGAGTCCTATAACCTTAAAACCACCCAGGACATGGAAGCTCTGTTACAGTCCCTTGTGATAGTCTTGCTTGGGTTCCGATCTTTCTTAAGTGAAGAGCTGGGCTCTGAGGTTTTGAACATACTCACAGATAAACAGTATGAGTTGCTGTCAAAGAACATTCGCGTAACCAGAGAGCTGTTTGTTCATGGCTTACCTGGATCAGGGAAGACCATCGTGGCTCTTAGGATAATGGAGAAGATCAGGAATGTGTTTCACTGTCAACCAAGTGACATTCTTTACATCTGTGAAAATCAGCCCCTGAGGAAGTTTGTGAG CAAGAAAAACATCTGCCAGGCAGTGACCCGGAAAACCTTCATGAAAAATGACTTTCAAAAGATTCAGCACATCATCATTGACGAAGCTCAGAATTTCCGCACTGAAGACGGAGACTGGTATGAGAAGGCAAAAGACATCACTCAGAGAGAAAATGGTTGCCTGGGAATTCTCTGGATCTTTCTGGACTACTTTCAGACCAGCCACTTGAGCCACAATGGCCTCCCTGACCTTGCAGCCCAATACCCAAGAGAAGAGCTCACCAGAGTGGTCCGCAATGCAGATCCAATAGCCAACTACCTACAAGAAGTAATGCATGAGGTCGAAGAAAATCCTCCACCTAACATCCCCCTGGGGTCCCTGGAGATGGTTCATAAAGCTAAATGGGCTCAGGGCATTCCAGGCAACTTCGAGATTATGGAGTACTCGGACTTGGAAGAGATGGTGGTCCAAGTAGCAGAGAAATGTCAGTTTCTCTTTAGGAATGGTTATTCTCCCAAGGACATTGCTGTGCTTTTCAGCAAAGCAAGTGAAgtggaaaaatacaaagataagcTTCTGAGagcaatgaggaaaagaaaaatatctcagctcagtgaggaatctgatCTGTTAGTACAGATCAAGGATGCATCAGATATCACGGCCAATCACATTGTGTTGGATAGTGTCCGACGATTTTCAGGCCTGGAAAGAAACATCGTGTTTGGGTTCAATCCAACAGCTGCTGAGCCAGCTGTTTTCCACAATCTTCTGCTCTGTCTGGCTTCCAGGGCAAAGAAACATCTCTATATTCTAAAGGTTTCTATTTGA